The DNA segment GGCGTCGCTGCGCCCGGCGCCGAAGAGCGGGACCTCCATCGTCAACACGTCCTCGGCGGTGAGCCCCGATTTCACGTCCGCCAGTTGCAACATGGTCCGCGTGAGCAGCCCGGCCCCCGTCAGCAGCACCACGGAGACGGCGACCTGCGCCACCACCAGCGAGCGTTGCAACCGCTGGCGCGCCGCGCTCCCGCTCGACCGCGTCCCGCCAGCAGCAATGAGCGCCCCCAGCTTCCCCTCGGCAGCGAGCCGCGGGGCGAACGAGGTGAGGACGGCCACGACGAGCGTCAGCGCGAGGGTGAAGGCGAGCACCACGCCGTCGATCGCGATCTCGTTGGCGCGCGGCGAGTACCGTTCGGCGAACGCCGCGAGGAGGCGCACCCCGCCGTAGGCAATCGCGAGCCCCAGCACCGCCCCCGCGAAGGCGAGCACGAGGTTCTCCACCAGGAGAAGACGGCGCAACCGCCCAGTCCCTGCGCCTAACGCGGAGCGCACGGTGAGCTCGTGCTCGCGCCGCACGCCGCGCATGAGCGAGAGGTTGGCCACGTTGGCCGCCGAGATGATCATCACGAAGGCCGCCGCCCCCATCAGGAGCCAGAGCGTGAGGCGCGCCCGCTCGCCGAGGACGTCGACGAAGGGAAGGACCTCGACCTTGAAGTTCGACGCCGCATCGTACGACTCGGGAAACTCCTTCTCCACCCGCGTGCGGATGGTGGCCACCTCGGTGCGGGCCTGCTCGACCGTGGCGTCCGGCGCCAGCCGCGCGATCATGTCGGTCATGCGGTGCGTGCGCCCGTGCACCATCATCGCACTCGTGTGATGCTCGCTGATGACCATGTTCATCAGCGCGTCCATCCGTTCGGGGAAGGTCGGCGCCGGCTGCAACACCCCGACCACCTCCACCGCGCGCCCGTCGATGCGAAGCGTCTTGCCGACGATGCTCGAGTCGCCGAGGAAGCGGCGCAGCCAGTACTCGTGCGTGAGGACGACGACGGGAGGAACGCCCGTGCCATCGTCACCGTCGTTGAGCGCACGCCCCAGGATGGGGGAGAGCCCCATCACGCTGAAGTAGTTGCCCGTGACGAGCCCGACCTGCATGCGCACCGCATCGCGCTCCCCCTGCAGCGTGAGGAGGACCCCCGAGTACTCGGCGATCCCCTTGAGCGTCCTGGCGCCGTTGCGGAAGTCGAGGATCTCGGGAACGGAGAAGCGGATGTTATCGCCGCCTGGTCCCGAGATGCTCTGCCGGAGGTAGACGAGGCGCTCGCCGTCGCGATGCGGGAGCGGCTTGAGGAGGACGCCGCGCACCACGCTGAAGATGGCGGTGTTGGCACCGATCCCCAGGGCGAGCGTGAGGATGACGGTGAGCGAGAATCCCCGGGCGCGCGCGAGCGAGCGCAGGGCGAAGCGAAGGTCTGCGAGTGGCATCGGGAAGCTCACGGAGGGGGCGTGATGCGTGCCGTGCGTTTGCGATTGCAGGAGCGCGTGCCGTCCAGAAGGCAGGCCCCTACGAGTATTAGTCGGGGGAATCGCGCTTGGTTAGTCCCCTTGCACGCCCGGCCCCAACCGGGGGACCCGCCCGTGCGCGACGGCAGGGAGTGTCGGCCGGCACGAAGAGAACTCAGCTGGCCGAGGAGATGTTCCAGCCCCAACTTCTGCCTGACGACGCCGCGGCGCGCTTTGTCTCTACGGCCCATCCCACACCACCCCCATCGATCGCATGAACGATCGCACCCTCGTCCTCACGCTGGCGTTGGTCCTGGCGGCGCTCCTGGCCTGGTCGGGAATTGCGCCCTACGAGCGCGGCACATGGATCATGGAAGTGGCGCCGATCCTCATCGCGGTCCCAGTGATGGTGCTCACGTACCGACGCTTCCCGCTCACGCGGTTGCTCTACGTGCTCGTCTTCGTGCACGCGGTGATCCTGCTGGTGGGCGGCGCCTACACCTACGCGCGCGTCCCGCTGGGCTTCTGGATGCAGGAGGTGCTTGGGGCGAGCCGCAATCCGTACGACAAGATCGGGCACTTCGCGCAGGGATTCGTCCCGGCGATGGTCGCGCGCGAGGTGTTGTGGCGCGGGAAGCACGTGAACGGGAAGAAGATGCTGGCCTTCCTCAGCATCTGCGTGGCGATGGCGATCAGCGCCTGCTACGAACTGGTGGAGTGGGGGGCGGCGCTGGCGCTGGGGCAGGGGGCCGAGGAGTTTCTGGGGACGCAGGGATACGTGTGGGACACACAGTCCGACATGTGGTACGCCCTGCTTGGGTCGACGCTGGCGATGCTGCTGCTCTCACGATGGCATGATCGCGAGATGGAACGGCTGCGGTAGCACCTCTAGGGCTTCACCTCGATCACGCCGTTCATCCCCGGGTGGATCGTGCAGTCGTAGCGGAAGTTCCCCACGGTGGGGAAGGTGCGGGCGATCGAGACGTTGGTGACGATGTTGATGTCGGCCGGTGCCCCGGCGGCAGGTGCGAAGATCACGTTGTGCGCGTCGCTCCCGAAGACCCACGTCACCGTGCCGCCGCGCGCCAACTGCACGAGGAAGGGGACGAAGACGTTGGCCGGCATGGTGACGGTCGCTGCGGATGGGTAGCCGGCGGGGGCGACGCTGAGCGTAAGCGCGCGCGTGGCCTGCTGCGCGCCGCTCACCACGCGCGCGGTGAAGGCGAAGTCGCCAGCGACCGTTGGCGTCCCGTCGACCGCGCCGGCCGCCGTGAGCTGCAAACCGCCGGGGAGCGCGCCGGCGCTCACGCTCCAGCTATTGCCGCCGCTCCCGCCGATGGCGTCGAGCTGCACGCTGTACGCCTCGCCCACCTTGGCGGCGGGAAGCGACGCGGTGCCGATCGAGAGCGGCGCGGGCGCCACCAGCAGGGTGTAGTCGCGCTCGGCGGTGAGCGCGCCGCGCGTGGCGCGAACGCGGAAGGCGGCGCTGCCCAGCGCGGTGGGCGTTCCCGAGAGGAGTCCGGCGGCGGAGAGTGCGATGCCGGGGGGCGGTGTGCCGCTGGCGAGCGCCCACACCACCGGCCCCGCGCCGCCGACGGCGTCGAGGAACTGCACGTACGGCGAGCCGACCGTGGCTTCGGGGAGGGTGGCCGGCAACAGCTGCAACGGGGGCGGGGCCACGCGGAGCTGGAACGTGGCCGTGCGCGTCGCGCTCCCGCTGACGACGCGTAGCGAGAAGGCGTGCGTGCCGGTGTCGGTCGGGGTCCCGTGCAGGCGCCCAACGCCCTCCAGGGTGAGCCCGGCCGGGAGCGGCGGCGTGGCGACCTCCCACGCGTAGCTCCCCGACCCCCCGGTAGCGGCGAACGAGACGTCGTAGGCGGCGCCAACCATCGCCTCGGGGAGCGCGGCGGCGGTCGTGATGACGAGCGCCGGAGGGGCCGAAGTGCCGCCGCCGTCGCCGCTGCACGCGCCGAGCGTCGCGACGAGGGCGGCGACGACGCGACGGGACCCGATGAGGGCGCGCAGTGGCGCGACGCACACGGCGCGCCTCGCCAGCTGCACGCCCTCCACGCGCTTCCCCATGCCTAACGACACTCGGCGACTACCAGATCGCGACGATGTAGTAGTAGTCGTCCAGGAGGCCGTTGATGAGCGTCACCCCGGGCGACGCCGTGCCGATCCCCGTGACGCCGCAGTACGTGTCGCTCGCCGATACCGGGACCTGGGCCACCGAGATCCACGTCTGCTGGTTGGTGCTCACGTAGCAGGCGATGATGGGGAGCTGCCCGTTGGCCACGGCGCTCGCTGGGAGTGGCATGGTGAAGGCGCCGGTGGCGTCGAAGCGCCCGGTGGCCTGCATGCGATTGGCGGCGGGGCCGGTCGGTCCGGCGGGCCCCTGTGGCCCGGTGGCCCCCTGCGGCCCCGTTGCCCCCTGTGGTCCGGTGGCGCCAGTCGCGCCCGTTGCCCCGGTGGCGCCAGTGGCCCCGGTCGCCCCCGTCTGTCCGGCGGGCCCTTGCGGTCCCATGGCACCGGCGGGGCCGCGACAGGCGGCGAGGATGAGGAGACAAATTGTGGTGAGCAGGCGAGGAATCATGGAAGGGCGGACGGGGGACGGGAGAGGGGAGACGGGAGTGCGACGCGGCTTGGGCCGCGTCGCGGGCTCTACCTGCGCGAAGCGGCGCGGGGTTTCACCTGCAATTGCGGCTGGCGGACGGTGACGGTGGCGGAAGGGCCGGAGGTCGTTACGCCACGGTCGACGGGGACGTAGTTCGGGAAGATCGTCGATACGTTCGGGTTGCCGAGCCGGTACTTCACCACCTCGGCGAGCAGGTCGCGATGGTCGATCGTGACCTTGAGGTCCTGCCCGTCTTCGAGCACCGCGCGGTCGAGCCCGGGCCACTGGGAAAGGACGCGCCCACCGGCGATCCCCTGTCCCATGAAGAACGCCACGCTCGCCCGCCCGTGGTCCGTGCCCTGCGACCCGTTCTCGCGCACGTTGCGCCCGAACTCCGACACGGCCACCACGGTCACGTTGTGGCTGGCGGCCCCCTGGCAGACGTCGGCCCAGAACGCGCCCAGCGAGCCCGCGAAGTCGGACATCAGGTCATGCATCTGCCCGTTGGTGGGCCCCTGGTTGGCGTGCGTGTCCCACCCGCCGATGTCCATGTGTGCCGCTTCCACCCCGGAGTCGGCCTTGATGATCGCCGCCAGCGACCGCAGCCCCCGCCCGAAGTCGGTGTCGGGATACACCGCGCCGTTGGCCGGTGCATAACGAGAGAAGCCGATCCCCTGCAGCAGCGCCACGGTGCGCAAGGCGTCCTTGGCCGAGTCGCGCACCGGCGCCCACCCGGTCGCGTAGAGCCGGTCGAGCACCGTGGCGTCGGGTGCGAGGTGACGGTAGTTCGCCGGGTCGGGGATGGGGAGCGTCTTGGGCGCCCCCGTCAGCGTGAGGCGCGTTCCCCCCCACGAGAGCGAGATCCCCCGCAATGGCGCGTTAGCCGCGGCCGGTGTCGACGTCATGAGGTGTCGCGCCAGCCATCCGGTGGCAATGCTGTAGTCGGCCGGCTTGCCCGCCTCCAGGTACCGCTCGGCCTCGAAGTGCGAGCGCGAGTTGGTCGCCTTCTGCCCCGTCGCGTGCACCACGAGCAGCTGGTTGGCGAGGTAGGCGGGGTACAGCGCCTTCATCCCCGGCGGAAGCATGAAGAAGTTGTCCAGCGCGGTGCCACGCACGGCACTGGACGAGTCGGGGCGGGGGACGGCGATGCTCGGGCGCCCGAGGTAGTAGGCAGGGTCGCCGAACGGGGCCACGAGCGTGAGCCCGTCGGCGCCGCCGCGCATGAAGATCGAGACCAGCACGTCGCGCGAGGAGTTGGCGCTGGCGGCGTATTGCACCTTGGGGAGCCAGGCGGGAACGCCCGCCGGCATCGCCAGTGCCGCCACCTGCAATCCGGTCGCCGTCACGAAGCCGCGGCGGGAAAGCTCGCGGTACTCCTGGCACCCGCAGTCGTCCGAGTGATGCGTCATGTCGTGGTGGGAGGCGAGGCTCAGTAGTACTGGAACTCGGGAGAGCAGGCGGCATAGTACACGGCCGACTGCACGCGGCTCTGGCTGTTCGGGTTCACCTGGAGCCACCTCGTGAGTTCACCGGAGAGGGCGACCGTCATCTCGCCGCCGAACATCCGGCGGTTGATCTCGGAGACGATCGCGGTGGCGGTGGGTGTTGCCATGTAGCTGCTGGCGGCAAAGCGCGGGTACTGCCCCACCTGTCCCCAGTTGCCCACGATGGACGAGACGGCGTTCCAGCGGTTCACCATGAGCCCCGCCCAGTACTCGGCACGATCGGGGTAGCCGTCGGGGGTGGGCCACTGGAAGTGCTGGTGCGCGAGGTCCCACAGCGCGCCGCCAATCCCTTCCCAGTTAGTCCAGTCGGTCCACGGGTCCACCGAGACGCCGGTCGCGCGAAGCGCCGAGACGTAGTAGTGGAAGGGGCGCTTCAGCTTGGCCGGCGCATTCGCGAGGTTGTTGGGCGTGAGGATCACGCGCAGCATCGCCTTGATGTCACCCTTCGTGGTGGTGTAGGCCGCGG comes from the Gemmatimonadaceae bacterium genome and includes:
- a CDS encoding ABC transporter permease, giving the protein MPLADLRFALRSLARARGFSLTVILTLALGIGANTAIFSVVRGVLLKPLPHRDGERLVYLRQSISGPGGDNIRFSVPEILDFRNGARTLKGIAEYSGVLLTLQGERDAVRMQVGLVTGNYFSVMGLSPILGRALNDGDDGTGVPPVVVLTHEYWLRRFLGDSSIVGKTLRIDGRAVEVVGVLQPAPTFPERMDALMNMVISEHHTSAMMVHGRTHRMTDMIARLAPDATVEQARTEVATIRTRVEKEFPESYDAASNFKVEVLPFVDVLGERARLTLWLLMGAAAFVMIISAANVANLSLMRGVRREHELTVRSALGAGTGRLRRLLLVENLVLAFAGAVLGLAIAYGGVRLLAAFAERYSPRANEIAIDGVVLAFTLALTLVVAVLTSFAPRLAAEGKLGALIAAGGTRSSGSAARQRLQRSLVVAQVAVSVVLLTGAGLLTRTMLQLADVKSGLTAEDVLTMEVPLFGAGRSDADTKALYGRMRDAVLGIPGVRQVGVGSTMPLRATPFQLDVKGEGRTLASGEPQPRAELRTADPDYFKASGIPLLKGREFTSTDRDSSQKVVVINQTLAEYLFPGLDPIGRRVAWTGELLKFIGMSGEWRTVVGVVGDTRDGGLDAPPRNVVFEPFTQEMAYAGGLVIRGASDPAMLASAATRAVRAIVPSDPIEHVMTIGEIKDESVAPRRLNAVLVSSFGVLAVLIAAVGIAGVLAFSVSARTNEIGIRMSLGADGGRVQRMILAEGGVLLAAGIALGVTGAVLVSRLIRGLLFGVTPYDPITLLAVGAAMVAVGVAACWIPAARAARIEPIVAMRG
- a CDS encoding DUF1501 domain-containing protein, with the protein product MTHHSDDCGCQEYRELSRRGFVTATGLQVAALAMPAGVPAWLPKVQYAASANSSRDVLVSIFMRGGADGLTLVAPFGDPAYYLGRPSIAVPRPDSSSAVRGTALDNFFMLPPGMKALYPAYLANQLLVVHATGQKATNSRSHFEAERYLEAGKPADYSIATGWLARHLMTSTPAAANAPLRGISLSWGGTRLTLTGAPKTLPIPDPANYRHLAPDATVLDRLYATGWAPVRDSAKDALRTVALLQGIGFSRYAPANGAVYPDTDFGRGLRSLAAIIKADSGVEAAHMDIGGWDTHANQGPTNGQMHDLMSDFAGSLGAFWADVCQGAASHNVTVVAVSEFGRNVRENGSQGTDHGRASVAFFMGQGIAGGRVLSQWPGLDRAVLEDGQDLKVTIDHRDLLAEVVKYRLGNPNVSTIFPNYVPVDRGVTTSGPSATVTVRQPQLQVKPRAASRR
- a CDS encoding DUF2238 domain-containing protein, with the protein product MNDRTLVLTLALVLAALLAWSGIAPYERGTWIMEVAPILIAVPVMVLTYRRFPLTRLLYVLVFVHAVILLVGGAYTYARVPLGFWMQEVLGASRNPYDKIGHFAQGFVPAMVAREVLWRGKHVNGKKMLAFLSICVAMAISACYELVEWGAALALGQGAEEFLGTQGYVWDTQSDMWYALLGSTLAMLLLSRWHDREMERLR